The Macaca thibetana thibetana isolate TM-01 chromosome 11, ASM2454274v1, whole genome shotgun sequence genome window below encodes:
- the RFC5 gene encoding replication factor C subunit 5 isoform X1, protein METSALKQQELPAAAKIRNLPWVEKYRPQTLNDLISHQDILSTIQKFISEDRLPHLLLYGPPGTGKTSTILACAKQLYKDKEFGSMVLELNASDDRGIDIVRGPILSFASTRTIFKKGFKLVILDEADAMTQDAQNALRRVIEKFTENTRFCLICNYLSKIIPALQSRCTRFRFGPLTPELMVPRLEHVVEEEKVDISEDGMKALVTLSSGDMRRALNILQSTNMAFGKVTEETVYTCTGHPLKSDIANILDWMLNQDFTTAYRNITELKTLKGLALHDILTEIHLFVHRVDFPSSVRIHLLTKMADIEYRLSVGTNEKIQLSSLIAAFQVTRDLIVAEA, encoded by the exons ATGGAGACCTCAGCGCTCAAGCAGCAGGAGCTGCCCGCGGCGGCCAAGATCAGGAACCTGCCCTG GGTTGAAAAATACCGGCCACAGACCCTGAATGATCTCATTTCTCATCAGGACATTCTGAGTACCA TTCAGAAGTTTATCAGTGAAGACCGACTGCCACACTTGCTTCTCTATGGTCCCCCAGGGACAGGCAAGACATCTACCATCCTAGCCTGTGCGAAACAGCTGTATAAAGACAAAGAATTTGGCTCCATGGTCTTGGAG CTGAACGCTTCAGATGACCGAGGAATAGACATCGTTCGAGGACCAATCCTGAGCTTTGCTAGCACAAGGACAATATTTAA GAAAGGCTTTAAGCTAGTGATCTTGGATGAAGCAGACGCCATGACTCAGGACGCCCAGAATGCCTTGAGAAGAG TAATCGAGAAATTCACAGAGAATACCAGATTCTGCCTCATCTGTAACTATCTGTCAAAGATCATCCCTGCCTTGCAGTCCCGCTGCACGAGGTTTCGGTTCGGTCCCCTGACTCCTGAACTCATGGTTCCCCGCCTGGAACATGTCGTGGAAGAAGAGAA AGTTGATATAAGTGAAGATGGAATGAAAGCACTAGTCACTCTTTCCAGCGGAGACATGCGCAGGGCTCTGAACATTTTGCAG AGCACCAATATGGCCTTTGGGAAGGTGACAGAGGAGACTGTCTACACCTGCACCGGGCACCCGCTCAAGTCAGATATCGCCAACATCCTGGACTGGATGTTGAATCAAGATTTCACCACAGCCTACAGAA ATATTACAGAGTTGAAAACTCTGAAGGGGTTGGCACTGCATGATATCCTGACAGAGATACACTTGTTTGTGCATAGAG TTGACTTTCCGTCTTCAGTTCGAATACATTTATTGACCAAAATGGCAGACATTGA GTACAGGCTTTCTGTTGGCACCAATGAGAAGATCCAGCTGAGCTCCCTCATTGCTGCATTTCAAGTCACCAGAGACCTGATTGTTGCAGAGGCCTAG
- the RFC5 gene encoding replication factor C subunit 5 isoform X2: protein MVLELNASDDRGIDIVRGPILSFASTRTIFKKGFKLVILDEADAMTQDAQNALRRVIEKFTENTRFCLICNYLSKIIPALQSRCTRFRFGPLTPELMVPRLEHVVEEEKVDISEDGMKALVTLSSGDMRRALNILQSTNMAFGKVTEETVYTCTGHPLKSDIANILDWMLNQDFTTAYRNITELKTLKGLALHDILTEIHLFVHRVDFPSSVRIHLLTKMADIEYRLSVGTNEKIQLSSLIAAFQVTRDLIVAEA from the exons ATGGTCTTGGAG CTGAACGCTTCAGATGACCGAGGAATAGACATCGTTCGAGGACCAATCCTGAGCTTTGCTAGCACAAGGACAATATTTAA GAAAGGCTTTAAGCTAGTGATCTTGGATGAAGCAGACGCCATGACTCAGGACGCCCAGAATGCCTTGAGAAGAG TAATCGAGAAATTCACAGAGAATACCAGATTCTGCCTCATCTGTAACTATCTGTCAAAGATCATCCCTGCCTTGCAGTCCCGCTGCACGAGGTTTCGGTTCGGTCCCCTGACTCCTGAACTCATGGTTCCCCGCCTGGAACATGTCGTGGAAGAAGAGAA AGTTGATATAAGTGAAGATGGAATGAAAGCACTAGTCACTCTTTCCAGCGGAGACATGCGCAGGGCTCTGAACATTTTGCAG AGCACCAATATGGCCTTTGGGAAGGTGACAGAGGAGACTGTCTACACCTGCACCGGGCACCCGCTCAAGTCAGATATCGCCAACATCCTGGACTGGATGTTGAATCAAGATTTCACCACAGCCTACAGAA ATATTACAGAGTTGAAAACTCTGAAGGGGTTGGCACTGCATGATATCCTGACAGAGATACACTTGTTTGTGCATAGAG TTGACTTTCCGTCTTCAGTTCGAATACATTTATTGACCAAAATGGCAGACATTGA GTACAGGCTTTCTGTTGGCACCAATGAGAAGATCCAGCTGAGCTCCCTCATTGCTGCATTTCAAGTCACCAGAGACCTGATTGTTGCAGAGGCCTAG